AAAGACGAGAAAACAAACTACTCTCCAAACATTCTCCTTGGATCTCTTGTTCGCGAAGAAGGTCATATCTATTCATTAGCTACATCAGGTGACTTACTCTACACGGGATCTGATTCCAAGAACATTAGGGTTTGGAAAAACAACGTTGAGTTCTCGAGTTTCAAATCGAATAGTGGATTGGTTAAGGCCATCGTACTCGCCGGAGATAAAATATTCACCGGTCATCAAGACGGGAAGATACGTGTGTGGAAAGCTTCGTCTAAAGATTCAAACGTTCACCGTCGAGTAGGTACAATGCCTAACCTACGTGATTACATAAGAAACTCCATTGTTCCTTCTTCTTACTTCAACTTCACGCGACGTAACCGTAGCAGCGCTGCGTTAGGGTTTCGACATTTAGACGCGATCTCGTGTCTCGCGTTAAGCGAAGATAAGAGGCTGTTGTACTCTGGATCTTGGGATAAAACGTTTAAAGTCTGGAGAGTTTCGGATCTGCGGTGTTTGGAATCTGTGAGCGCTCATGAAGACGCGGTGAACGCAGTCGTTTCGGGTTTTGATGGTTTGGTTTTCACCGGTTCAGCTGATGGTTCGGTTAAGGtatggagaagagaagatcaaGCGAAAGAGACGAAACATTTCTTCTCTCAGACGTTACTGAAACAAGACTGCGCCGTCACGGCGATCGCGGTTGATCAGAGCGCGACGATGATTTATTGCGGCTCGTCTGACGGAACCGTTAATTTTTGGGAACGTGAGAATAATATGAGAAACGGCGGCGTTTTGAAAGGTCATAAACTCGCCGTGCTTTGTCTAGTGGCGGCGGGGAACTTGATGTTTAGTGGTTCAGCTGATTTAGGGATACGTGTGTGGAGGAGACCAGAAGGTGGTTGTGGTGGTGAGCATGTTTGTCTTTCGATTTTGACCGGACATGCTGGTCCGGTTAAGTGTTTGGCGGTTGAGAGAGATCAAGAATCGGCTACCGGTGAGAGAAGGTGGATTGTGTATAGTGGGAGTTTAGATAGGTCGGTCAAGATGTGGCGTGTGTCGGAGAGATCACCGCCGATGGTGAATCAGGAGTTTCGGTTGCCTGATCAGTTAAGTTCTGGTGGTGGTCCGTCGGAGTTATCGGTGGCTCCTAGCTTCTCGGCTCAAGGGAGGATTAGCCCCAAAAAGTAGTTAagaatttttgtgtttgtaaacAACATTAAACTGATCAAATGTGTATGTAACTGTAATTAACCTATATTGAAGTGATTGATCCAACAACGTTCAAGCAATTTAATTAGCGAGATATTCGGCAAAATGatacatttttcaaacataattaagaataaGATACAttcattatttataattagaaaaaaccaCTTTTATCAATATTTGTCTATTTTCAGCCTTTTTTGCTATTAAGCAATCTTCttagttatatttaattatatttatgccattttacttctctttttctcttcattttttgatcttttcaaataattgtttatgtaattttttagacaactttttaaataaaaaaaatctatatttttttctttaaaatttgatataaattttgtttaataatttttaaatatattatatatatcttttgtatctgtacacattattaagtatACAGATGtgtgtacacattattaaaagtaatatcaaattttgtttaataatttttaaatatattatatatatcttttgtatctgtacacattattaagtatACAGATGTGTGTATACATTATTAAAagtacagatgtctgtacacattattaagtgtacatatgtaatttttacaaaaccattgaTGTACAAACATTTGTAAAGACATCTAGAACccaaagaattaaacaaattacatttgtacacttaataatgtgtatatgCATCTGTACTATTAATAATATGTACACACATTTGTACTcttaataatgtatacatacatttgtacacttaataaggtgtacgaaaatacaaaatttgtaaaacatatttaac
The Camelina sativa cultivar DH55 chromosome 6, Cs, whole genome shotgun sequence genome window above contains:
- the LOC104791263 gene encoding receptor for activated C kinase 1B-like, whose protein sequence is MSSKHNKGSSRDVNGQAFTKLKKVETIPDPDIYDITYVDISPSEDSSSPLSKSPWSVQVDPSAVDSPYHSAKGTGDTTKDEKTNYSPNILLGSLVREEGHIYSLATSGDLLYTGSDSKNIRVWKNNVEFSSFKSNSGLVKAIVLAGDKIFTGHQDGKIRVWKASSKDSNVHRRVGTMPNLRDYIRNSIVPSSYFNFTRRNRSSAALGFRHLDAISCLALSEDKRLLYSGSWDKTFKVWRVSDLRCLESVSAHEDAVNAVVSGFDGLVFTGSADGSVKVWRREDQAKETKHFFSQTLLKQDCAVTAIAVDQSATMIYCGSSDGTVNFWERENNMRNGGVLKGHKLAVLCLVAAGNLMFSGSADLGIRVWRRPEGGCGGEHVCLSILTGHAGPVKCLAVERDQESATGERRWIVYSGSLDRSVKMWRVSERSPPMVNQEFRLPDQLSSGGGPSELSVAPSFSAQGRISPKK